A window from Manis javanica isolate MJ-LG chromosome 10, MJ_LKY, whole genome shotgun sequence encodes these proteins:
- the UBE2I gene encoding SUMO-conjugating enzyme UBC9 encodes MSGIALSRLAQERKAWRKDHPFGFVAVPTKNPDGTMNLMNWECAIPGKKGTPWEGGLFKLRMLFKDDYPSSPPKCKFEPPLFHPNVYPSGTVCLSILEEDKDWRPAITIKQILLGIQELLNEPNIQDPAQAEAYTIYCQNRVEYEKRVRAQAKKFAPS; translated from the exons ATGTCGGGGATTGCTCTCAGCAGACTCGCCCAGGAGAGGAAAGCGTGGAGAAAAGACCACCCTTTT GGTTTTGTGGCTGTCCCAACAAAAAATCCCGACGGCACGATGAACCTTATGAACTGGGAGTGCGCCATTCCAGGAAAAAAAGGG ACTCCGTGGGAAGGAGGTTTGTTTAAACTACGGATGCTTTTCAAAGACGACTATCCATCCTCACCACCAAAAT GCAAGTTTGAGCCGCCGTTGTTTCACCCGAACGTGTACCCCTCAGGCACGGTGTGCCTGTCCATCCTTGAGGAGGACAAGGACTGGAGGCCGGCCATCACCATCAAGCAG ATCTTATTAGGAATACAGGAACTTCTAAATGAACCAAATATCCAAGACCCAGCTCAAGCAGAGGCCTACACGATTTACTG CCAAAACAGAGTGGAGTACGAGAAGCGGGTTCGAGCACAAGCCAAGAAATTTGCGCCTTCATAA